From the Methanobacterium sp. BAmetb5 genome, the window GTACCACGGTGTTTTCAAGGATTATTCTCAGGAGGATAAAGAAATGGTGTTAAAGGCCCTGGAGGAAGTGGAGATGGGTGATTTTTCCCACCGCCAGATTAGTAGACTTTCTGGGGGTCAGATGCAACGGGTTTTCATTGCCCGGGCACTGGTGCGCCAGCCTAAATTACTGCTCCTGGATGAACCCATGGCCAGTATTGACCCTAAAATGCAGAACTCATTCTACCAGCTCCTCGCCCGGTTAAGGGAAAGAATGGCCATAGTACTGGTCAGCCACGATGTGGGAGCGGTGTCCACCCAGGTGGATAACATCGCCTGTTTAAACCAGAAACTTTACTACCACGGGCCAGTTGAGGGTTCAGAAAAGGGATTAGAAGCAGTCTATCAGTGCCCCATTGGATACATAAGCCATGGAATCCCCCACCGAATATTAAAAGACCATTAATGTTATATGAGTTCAAATTTCGTAAATAAAGTAGAAATAATAGACAACG encodes:
- a CDS encoding metal ABC transporter ATP-binding protein, whose translation is MVTNIVEMENVSVSFNRQSILQEVNLNISGDDFLAIIGPNGGGKSTLLKIILGLLKPDNGRVTVFGNQPGNPHNPIGYLPQHVSFDPDFPINVFDTVLSGRYHGVFKDYSQEDKEMVLKALEEVEMGDFSHRQISRLSGGQMQRVFIARALVRQPKLLLLDEPMASIDPKMQNSFYQLLARLRERMAIVLVSHDVGAVSTQVDNIACLNQKLYYHGPVEGSEKGLEAVYQCPIGYISHGIPHRILKDH